The Candidatus Methylomirabilota bacterium genome includes a window with the following:
- the lpxK gene encoding tetraacyldisaccharide 4'-kinase — MKGIEALSTWTLHCMAAAPEQWTAQAWLTCLRPVSRAYGTAISLRTALFTYGLARTRRLPVPVLSVGNLTVGGSGKTPFVEMLAGRLRERGQRVVIILRGYRGGLKTPTIVSDGIGLKCEPTIAADEAYLLARHLPGVAVLTGADRYRVGKVALERVDCGVIILDDGFQHLRLHRDLDIVLVDAVNPLGYGRLLPSGLLREPPEALERADIVVVTNADARRDVDLAIRAIRQYAPIAPIARAVHRPVSLIDVGSEERVGLERLTGQRLLAVSGIANPSRFEMTLVRLGAVVAAHHVFPDHHRYVPADLEIINRAAKNIGASMVVTTEKDMVKLVGLDCAQVGAPLYALSISLELIEGAEVLDGMLSRLVKPSAS, encoded by the coding sequence GTGAAAGGCATAGAGGCGCTCTCAACCTGGACGTTGCACTGCATGGCGGCTGCTCCGGAGCAATGGACCGCTCAAGCCTGGCTGACGTGCTTGCGTCCGGTTTCGCGTGCGTATGGAACAGCCATCTCGCTGAGGACCGCGCTCTTTACGTATGGCCTCGCCAGGACGCGCCGACTTCCGGTCCCGGTCCTGAGCGTTGGGAATTTGACTGTCGGTGGAAGCGGGAAGACCCCGTTTGTTGAGATGCTGGCTGGTCGGCTGCGCGAGCGAGGCCAGCGAGTGGTCATCATTTTACGAGGGTACCGAGGTGGTTTGAAGACGCCAACCATCGTCAGCGATGGCATAGGGCTGAAGTGTGAGCCGACGATAGCGGCAGACGAGGCCTATCTGCTGGCCAGGCATCTGCCGGGCGTCGCTGTCTTGACCGGAGCCGACCGATACCGAGTCGGTAAGGTTGCTCTTGAGCGGGTCGATTGCGGCGTCATTATTCTGGATGACGGGTTTCAGCATCTCAGACTCCACCGCGATCTGGACATCGTGCTGGTTGACGCGGTCAATCCGCTCGGATACGGTCGGCTGTTGCCCTCGGGGTTGTTGCGGGAGCCGCCGGAGGCGCTCGAACGGGCCGACATCGTGGTTGTTACGAACGCCGACGCACGACGCGACGTAGACCTGGCCATCCGGGCGATCCGACAATACGCGCCTATTGCCCCGATTGCCCGAGCTGTCCACCGGCCTGTCAGCCTCATCGACGTCGGAAGCGAAGAACGCGTGGGGCTTGAGCGCCTCACCGGCCAGCGGCTGTTGGCAGTCTCCGGGATTGCCAATCCAAGCCGATTTGAAATGACGCTTGTTCGGCTTGGCGCCGTTGTTGCGGCTCACCATGTTTTCCCCGATCACCACCGCTATGTACCCGCTGATCTGGAGATCATCAACAGAGCTGCCAAGAATATCGGCGCTTCCATGGTGGTTACCACGGAAAAGGATATGGTAAAATTAGTTGGTTTAGACTGTGCTCAAGTGGGCGCGCCACTATACGCTCTGTCGATCTCACTTGAATTAATAGAAGGGGCGGAGGTGTTAGACGGTATGTTGAGTCGCCTGGTAAAACCGAGCGCATCGTGA
- a CDS encoding lysophospholipid acyltransferase family protein, translating to MKPKSQGGVVAYLEYLLVVGLAKGLFHLPSSLAYSIGEGLGSVLYRVDHKHRLIAQENLRRAFNGELSSREIAKLTRLTFINLGRTVVETCRILKIDRENFREFIRIEGYEHFQQAKRRGKGIIYITAHLGSWELLPLASALMGEPLSIVTRPLDNPYLDRVITRLRTAWGTRVLAKKLVMPGLVQALLRGESVGILMDQNITWKEGVFVDFFGMPACTAFAPALLALRTDASVLPAAIVRCGRDHHTILVEQEIPLIRTGRLRADVVANTASFTRAIEALIRREPAQWLWVHRRWKTQPRAERQVSDFQVGIQSPEL from the coding sequence GTGAAGCCCAAGAGCCAGGGCGGGGTTGTCGCCTATCTGGAATACCTCCTTGTGGTAGGGCTTGCGAAGGGATTGTTTCATCTGCCATCGTCGCTGGCCTACTCTATCGGTGAGGGGCTGGGCTCGGTCCTCTACCGTGTTGACCACAAACATCGATTGATTGCCCAGGAGAACCTGCGCCGGGCCTTCAATGGTGAGCTGTCCTCCCGGGAGATCGCCAAGCTTACGCGCTTGACCTTCATCAATCTCGGCCGAACGGTTGTTGAGACCTGCCGGATTCTCAAGATCGATCGTGAGAACTTCCGGGAATTTATCCGAATCGAAGGCTATGAGCACTTCCAACAGGCTAAACGTCGGGGCAAAGGGATCATTTATATCACCGCGCACTTGGGTTCGTGGGAACTGCTTCCACTCGCGTCCGCTCTTATGGGGGAACCGCTGTCTATTGTGACGCGCCCCTTGGATAATCCCTATCTCGATAGAGTCATCACCCGGCTGCGGACCGCCTGGGGAACGAGGGTGCTAGCGAAAAAGCTGGTGATGCCGGGGCTGGTGCAGGCGCTGCTTCGCGGGGAGAGTGTGGGGATTCTCATGGATCAAAACATTACCTGGAAAGAGGGAGTCTTTGTCGATTTCTTTGGTATGCCGGCCTGTACGGCTTTCGCGCCTGCGCTGCTGGCCCTCAGAACCGACGCATCGGTCCTTCCTGCCGCCATCGTGCGGTGCGGGCGGGACCACCACACCATCCTTGTGGAGCAAGAGATCCCATTAATCAGGACCGGGCGTTTGAGGGCGGACGTCGTTGCCAATACCGCCTCCTTCACCAGGGCCATCGAGGCGTTGATCCGGAGGGAGCCGGCCCAGTGGCTGTGGGTTCACCGCAGATGGAAAACGCAACCGCGTGCCGAGCGCCAAGTGTCAGATTTCCAGGTCGGAATCCAGAGCCCGGAATTATGA
- the waaF gene encoding lipopolysaccharide heptosyltransferase II, translating into MSRATLHVRKTFEPDQLRSILVASPNWLGDAVLALPALANLRRSFPDARISLLVRPWLSQLFRSLPFIDELIELPGRGELTWAVTVLRQRHFELALLLPNSFRIALVSRLAGIPHRVGYVADGRGSLLTVGVSSSSGTSRHQADAYLGLLRALKWDAWLRPTGCLLPPGSDAEAEKLLTESGLPSHVPVIGVTPGASYGTAKRWPAERFAEVADRLADRFGTVALLFGSSREASLTRAIRSRMRGAAVDFGGRTTLPELASLLSRCALLLTNDTGAMHLASALGIPCVALFGPTDPHRTGPLGSGHQLLHDPPPCSPCRYRDCPIDHRCMQGLDVERVVAAAEVLFTRPTSTAEENVRRAPAVFLDRDGTINEETGPIQRPELMRPIPDAAEALKRLGEAGYLRIVVSNQARVARGDATEELVEATHQRLLQLLQAEGGGADAFYYCPHHPREGRFPYRRDCLCRKPAPGLIQQAAYEQHVDMERSYVVGDKVSDMLLADRMGLPSVLVLTGYGRESLERLHATGGPIPAHTARDLLAAAEWIVQKRRLA; encoded by the coding sequence ATGAGCCGCGCGACACTTCATGTTCGGAAGACGTTCGAACCCGATCAGCTTCGATCGATTCTGGTCGCAAGCCCTAATTGGTTGGGTGACGCAGTTCTCGCGCTTCCCGCGCTCGCCAACCTTCGCCGCTCCTTTCCTGATGCAAGAATCTCACTCCTCGTGCGCCCGTGGCTCAGCCAGCTCTTTCGGTCCTTACCGTTTATCGACGAACTCATTGAGTTGCCAGGCAGGGGTGAGTTGACATGGGCCGTGACCGTGCTGCGGCAACGACACTTTGAGTTGGCTCTGCTTTTGCCGAACAGCTTCCGGATTGCGTTGGTCAGTCGATTGGCAGGGATTCCGCACCGGGTCGGGTATGTGGCTGATGGGCGGGGCTCTCTTTTGACAGTAGGGGTTAGCTCCTCGAGCGGGACGTCCCGACATCAGGCGGACGCCTACCTTGGCCTGCTCCGAGCGCTGAAGTGGGATGCATGGTTGCGTCCGACCGGATGTCTGCTTCCGCCGGGGAGCGACGCGGAAGCGGAGAAGCTGCTCACTGAGTCGGGCCTTCCCTCACACGTACCGGTTATCGGCGTTACTCCTGGGGCGAGCTACGGGACGGCAAAGCGCTGGCCGGCCGAACGATTTGCAGAAGTCGCTGATCGTCTGGCGGATCGCTTCGGCACGGTCGCCCTTTTGTTCGGTTCGTCGAGGGAAGCATCATTAACACGGGCCATCCGCTCGCGGATGCGCGGGGCTGCCGTTGACTTCGGTGGTCGGACGACTCTGCCGGAATTAGCCAGCCTACTCAGTCGCTGCGCGCTGCTGCTCACGAACGATACGGGGGCGATGCATCTGGCGTCTGCCTTAGGGATCCCGTGCGTCGCTTTGTTCGGCCCGACGGATCCCCATCGCACAGGTCCTCTCGGCTCCGGCCATCAGCTTCTTCACGATCCACCGCCTTGCAGTCCTTGTCGCTACCGCGACTGCCCTATCGACCATCGATGCATGCAGGGGTTGGATGTGGAGAGGGTGGTGGCCGCGGCGGAGGTCCTTTTCACCCGACCAACCTCTACCGCCGAGGAGAACGTCCGGCGGGCACCCGCGGTCTTTCTGGATCGGGACGGCACCATCAATGAGGAGACGGGGCCGATCCAGCGCCCGGAGCTGATGAGACCGATCCCGGATGCGGCAGAAGCGTTGAAGCGCCTTGGCGAGGCGGGGTATCTGCGGATCGTGGTCAGCAATCAAGCGCGAGTGGCCCGAGGGGACGCAACCGAAGAGCTGGTTGAAGCGACTCATCAGCGGCTTCTGCAACTGCTCCAGGCTGAGGGAGGAGGAGCGGATGCCTTCTACTACTGTCCTCACCACCCTCGGGAAGGACGCTTTCCATACAGGCGGGACTGCCTGTGTCGCAAGCCTGCCCCAGGGCTGATTCAGCAGGCGGCTTATGAGCAGCATGTGGACATGGAGCGATCCTACGTCGTAGGGGATAAGGTGAGCGACATGCTGCTGGCAGATCGGATGGGTCTCCCTTCGGTGCTGGTACTGACAGGCTATGGGCGCGAGTCGTTGGAACGCCTTCATGCGACGGGGGGTCCGATACCCGCCCACACGGCTAGAGACCTGCTGGCCGCGGCCGAGTGGATTGTACAAAAGCGCAGGCTGGCATGA
- a CDS encoding glycosyltransferase family 9 protein produces the protein MTAPSWDDPVPMEQVHRILIIKPSSIGDVVNALPFLSSLRRRYPDRYIAWLVEEEAAELLLGHPLLDRVIVSGRRRWGRAMRTPFRGPAALREAASLIAELRQGRYDLVVDLQGLLKSALMVICAGARFRVGLAGGREGSGRALTHVVPLPPGPLHAVDRYLEAARFLGADTLSKAFVFPSRPDDGARAEALLVEAGVRPNTLVIALNPQARWPTKLWGEEQFARVGEAVARRHDARILVIGSSSDLPLARRLARCMNPAPFVAAGRIDLKVLIALLRRIDLLVTVDSGPMHLAAALGTPLVALFGPTDPRLIGPYGGDGVVLRVPLPCSPCSKRRCQIEADRLCMRSISIEQVVETASALLATGPACRTGRDFS, from the coding sequence ATGACCGCTCCGTCCTGGGATGATCCTGTGCCGATGGAACAGGTGCATCGAATTCTCATTATTAAGCCGAGTTCGATCGGTGACGTGGTGAATGCCCTTCCGTTCCTCAGCTCGCTCAGGCGGCGGTACCCGGATCGGTACATCGCATGGCTGGTGGAGGAGGAGGCGGCGGAGTTGCTGCTCGGTCATCCCTTGCTGGATCGGGTCATCGTGTCAGGCCGCAGACGATGGGGACGAGCAATGCGGACCCCCTTCCGTGGGCCGGCGGCGCTGCGAGAGGCCGCTTCGCTGATCGCCGAACTCCGCCAGGGTCGGTATGACCTTGTTGTCGATCTGCAGGGACTGCTGAAGAGCGCTCTCATGGTGATCTGCGCCGGCGCGCGATTTCGAGTCGGTCTGGCGGGTGGCCGCGAGGGGAGCGGGCGCGCATTGACTCACGTGGTGCCGCTTCCACCCGGGCCGCTGCATGCCGTGGACCGGTACTTGGAGGCCGCCAGATTCCTGGGAGCAGACACGCTATCGAAAGCGTTCGTGTTTCCTTCCCGGCCCGACGACGGGGCGAGGGCTGAAGCGCTCCTGGTTGAGGCAGGGGTGAGGCCGAATACGTTGGTAATCGCCCTCAATCCGCAGGCGCGTTGGCCGACGAAACTCTGGGGGGAGGAGCAGTTCGCACGCGTGGGGGAGGCGGTGGCACGCCGCCATGATGCCAGGATTCTTGTGATCGGTTCCTCCTCGGACCTTCCACTGGCCAGGCGCCTGGCACGCTGCATGAATCCGGCGCCGTTCGTGGCGGCCGGCCGGATAGACCTGAAGGTCCTGATCGCGCTCCTCCGGCGGATCGACCTCCTGGTGACGGTGGATTCCGGTCCCATGCACCTGGCGGCTGCGCTGGGAACCCCTCTCGTCGCGCTCTTTGGTCCAACTGATCCGCGTCTTATCGGTCCCTACGGGGGTGATGGGGTTGTGCTCCGTGTCCCTCTTCCTTGCAGTCCCTGCTCAAAGCGGCGGTGTCAGATCGAAGCGGATCGCTTGTGTATGCGCTCGATCTCGATCGAACAGGTGGTGGAAACCGCCTCCGCTCTGTTGGCCACAGGCCCAGCATGTCGAACAGGCCGCGATTTCTCGTAA
- the amrB gene encoding AmmeMemoRadiSam system protein B, producing MIRQAVVAGSFYPGTPERLRAQAVDLMITEDLPKVRAIGAVVPHAGYIYSGRVAGAVYARLAFPDVFVILGPNHTGLGAGVAIMTYGKWGTPLGQVAIDTDLAKAILRNSQTIEEDDLGHQREHSIEVQLPLLQARDRPFSFVPICLFSSEYAVCQDVGLAVARAIAASHRSVLMVASTDMSHYVSQEQAKAKDHLAIDAILACDPQRLHRVVGRERITMCGFHPTTALLIAARELGATSAELISYATSADVTKDDSSVVGYAGLIIK from the coding sequence ATGATTCGACAGGCAGTCGTAGCCGGCTCGTTTTATCCGGGTACCCCGGAGCGGTTGCGGGCACAGGCAGTCGATCTGATGATCACAGAAGATCTCCCGAAGGTGCGCGCTATCGGGGCTGTCGTCCCCCACGCCGGCTATATCTACTCCGGGAGAGTCGCCGGAGCAGTGTATGCCCGGCTTGCCTTTCCCGATGTGTTTGTAATCCTGGGACCAAATCACACCGGCTTAGGGGCAGGGGTCGCGATCATGACCTATGGGAAATGGGGGACACCCCTTGGTCAGGTAGCTATCGATACAGATCTGGCCAAGGCCATCCTGCGGAATTCGCAGACCATCGAGGAGGATGATCTCGGACACCAGCGCGAGCACTCTATCGAGGTGCAACTCCCTCTGCTCCAGGCGCGTGATCGTCCTTTCTCCTTTGTGCCGATCTGCCTCTTCAGCAGTGAATATGCAGTTTGTCAGGATGTCGGGTTGGCGGTGGCTCGGGCCATTGCGGCGTCACATCGATCGGTGCTGATGGTGGCCAGTACCGACATGAGTCATTACGTGAGTCAGGAACAGGCCAAGGCAAAGGATCACCTGGCGATCGATGCCATCTTGGCGTGCGACCCTCAACGATTGCATCGAGTCGTGGGACGGGAGAGGATTACCATGTGCGGATTTCATCCAACGACCGCACTGCTGATCGCCGCCCGGGAGCTTGGGGCCACCTCGGCGGAGCTGATCAGCTACGCCACGTCTGCCGATGTCACCAAGGACGATTCCAGCGTGGTCGGCTATGCCGGGCTGATCATTAAATGA
- a CDS encoding glycogen/starch/alpha-glucan phosphorylase: protein MSTSRLERDPEPEFGAHRHVALTVSAFQDAIRYHARYSLGKKWERCSSRELFMAVAFAVRDALIDRMLDTEDRYQQADPKRLHYLSMEFLLGQSLRNNLSNLGMLDPCREALHTMGVDLDDVLEGEPEAALGNGGLGRLAACFLDSLATMGMPGYGYGINYEYGLFKQAIDSGYQKEKPDNWLAHGNPWQIERLDEACIVPVYGRVEHGIDRAGGYNPMWMDWKIIIGVPHDMPIVGYGGNTVNVLRLYSARSSEEFDMQIFNEGDYLKAVEQQISTETISKVLYPADSIKAGRELRLLQEYLLVACALRDIVRRYSRSHTDFDQFASKAAIQLNDTHPALAVAELMRMLVDELAQPWETAWEITQATLSYTNHTLMPEALEKWSVSLLEAVLPRHLQIIYEINRRFLAQVATMWPRDHERLQRMSLIEEGEQKQVRMVNLALVGSHAVNGVSTLHTQLVRTSLAPDFSQLWPDKFSTKTNGVTPRRWLLQANPLLADLITDTIGSGWITDLGKLGALEPHIENANFRQAFMAMKRVNKVRLARLIYDVSRIVVSPDALFDVHVKRIHEYKRQLLNIMQIVHQYLCMVQDGHEPPAPRVYIFAGKAAPGYWTAKQIIKLITSVGQIINNDPRVKGLIKVVFIPDYRVSLAEQIIPAADVNQQISMAGTEASGTGSMKFAMNGALIVGTYDGANIEIMQEVGEENVFLFGLQVEAIRQMRERGSYHPREYYHRNPYIRRVMETFASNLFCPNQPGLFRWISESVLDRGDPYFHLADLESYIETQERVAQAFTDRPAWSRKAILNVARTGTFSSDRAIAEYAREIWNIQPVV, encoded by the coding sequence ATGTCGACCAGCAGGCTTGAGCGGGATCCAGAACCGGAATTCGGAGCGCATCGCCATGTGGCCCTCACGGTATCTGCCTTTCAAGACGCAATCCGCTATCATGCCCGATATTCGTTAGGAAAAAAATGGGAGCGCTGTTCCAGCCGCGAGTTGTTCATGGCTGTAGCGTTCGCCGTTCGAGATGCCCTCATCGACCGGATGCTGGATACCGAGGACCGGTATCAACAGGCCGATCCTAAGCGCCTGCATTATCTCTCCATGGAGTTTCTCCTGGGCCAGTCGTTGAGAAATAACCTGAGCAATCTGGGAATGCTCGATCCTTGCCGGGAGGCGCTCCACACGATGGGGGTCGATCTCGATGATGTGCTGGAAGGCGAACCTGAAGCTGCGCTTGGCAATGGCGGCCTTGGTCGCCTGGCGGCCTGTTTTCTGGACTCGCTGGCCACCATGGGTATGCCGGGATACGGATACGGCATTAACTATGAGTACGGCCTGTTCAAGCAGGCCATTGACAGCGGGTATCAGAAAGAAAAACCGGACAACTGGTTGGCCCACGGCAACCCCTGGCAGATTGAGCGTCTCGATGAGGCTTGTATTGTGCCCGTGTACGGTCGCGTCGAACACGGCATTGATCGCGCAGGGGGGTACAACCCCATGTGGATGGATTGGAAGATCATCATCGGCGTCCCGCACGATATGCCGATTGTCGGGTACGGCGGAAACACGGTCAATGTGCTGCGATTGTACTCGGCGCGATCATCCGAAGAGTTCGACATGCAGATCTTCAATGAGGGGGACTATCTGAAGGCGGTTGAGCAACAGATCAGCACGGAGACTATCTCCAAAGTTCTCTACCCTGCCGACTCAATTAAAGCAGGCCGGGAGCTGCGACTGCTTCAAGAGTACCTCCTCGTAGCATGCGCCCTCCGAGACATTGTCCGCCGGTACAGCAGGAGCCATACTGACTTTGACCAGTTCGCCTCCAAGGCCGCCATTCAACTCAACGACACCCATCCGGCCCTGGCCGTTGCAGAATTGATGCGGATGCTGGTTGATGAACTTGCCCAACCATGGGAAACCGCCTGGGAGATTACGCAGGCCACACTGTCGTATACCAATCATACCCTGATGCCGGAAGCGCTGGAAAAATGGTCGGTCTCGCTGCTCGAGGCCGTCCTGCCGCGACACCTGCAGATCATCTACGAGATCAATCGCCGGTTCCTGGCACAGGTGGCCACTATGTGGCCACGCGACCACGAGCGATTGCAACGTATGTCCCTGATTGAGGAGGGGGAGCAGAAGCAGGTACGCATGGTCAACCTCGCACTGGTTGGCAGCCATGCCGTGAACGGAGTCTCGACGCTCCACACCCAACTGGTGAGAACCTCTTTGGCGCCTGATTTCTCTCAACTCTGGCCGGACAAATTCAGCACTAAGACGAATGGCGTGACGCCGCGACGCTGGCTGCTTCAAGCGAATCCGCTGTTGGCCGATCTCATTACCGACACGATTGGGAGCGGTTGGATTACCGACCTTGGGAAGCTGGGGGCCTTGGAACCTCACATTGAGAATGCGAATTTCCGGCAGGCATTTATGGCCATGAAGCGGGTCAACAAAGTGCGATTGGCGCGACTCATCTACGACGTCAGCCGGATAGTTGTCAGTCCGGACGCGTTGTTTGATGTGCACGTCAAACGGATTCACGAGTACAAACGGCAACTGCTCAACATCATGCAGATCGTCCACCAGTATCTATGCATGGTCCAAGATGGGCACGAGCCGCCTGCGCCTCGTGTTTACATCTTTGCGGGTAAGGCGGCGCCGGGGTATTGGACGGCGAAACAGATCATCAAATTGATTACCAGCGTGGGTCAGATCATCAACAACGATCCGCGGGTAAAGGGGCTGATCAAGGTAGTCTTCATCCCCGACTACCGCGTCTCCCTGGCGGAACAGATCATTCCCGCCGCGGATGTCAATCAGCAGATCTCAATGGCCGGCACAGAGGCCTCAGGGACGGGAAGCATGAAGTTCGCGATGAATGGAGCCCTCATCGTCGGCACGTATGATGGAGCCAATATCGAGATCATGCAAGAGGTGGGCGAGGAGAACGTCTTTCTCTTCGGATTACAGGTTGAAGCGATCCGGCAGATGCGGGAGCGAGGCTCGTATCATCCTCGAGAGTATTATCACCGCAACCCCTATATACGACGGGTCATGGAGACATTCGCGTCCAATCTGTTCTGTCCGAACCAGCCTGGTCTATTCCGCTGGATTAGTGAATCGGTTCTGGACCGCGGAGATCCATACTTCCATCTGGCCGATCTGGAGTCGTATATCGAGACCCAGGAACGGGTTGCCCAGGCGTTTACAGACCGACCGGCCTGGTCTCGTAAGGCCATCTTAAACGTTGCCCGCACAGGAACATTCTCGAGCGACCGCGCCATCGCGGAGTACGCCCGGGAGATCTGGAACATTCAGCCCGTCGTCTAG
- a CDS encoding ATP-binding protein — MSERRITLAITSDLQNVPLIGQAIQRLCSLAPLSDVESHQIALCVVEAVNNAIVHAYDREAAHEIEVIFGQYSDRLIVQICDAGRTMDPKHLVPQTASPFDFDPHCLERLPERGLGLAIIRKTMDEVTYTTSHGKNILTLTRFLKSCQSRQESPRE, encoded by the coding sequence TTGAGCGAACGACGGATCACACTGGCCATCACCAGCGATCTCCAGAATGTCCCGCTCATCGGTCAGGCAATACAGCGGCTCTGCTCCCTTGCCCCGCTTTCCGATGTCGAATCACATCAGATCGCGTTGTGCGTTGTCGAGGCGGTCAATAACGCCATCGTGCACGCCTACGATCGCGAGGCAGCGCATGAGATAGAAGTGATCTTTGGCCAGTATTCGGACCGGCTGATCGTTCAGATCTGTGACGCAGGACGGACCATGGACCCGAAGCACCTCGTACCTCAGACCGCTTCACCCTTTGATTTCGATCCCCACTGCCTGGAACGTCTTCCCGAGAGGGGGTTAGGACTCGCGATTATCAGGAAAACCATGGACGAGGTCACATATACGACATCCCATGGGAAAAATATTCTGACTCTGACGAGATTTCTCAAATCGTGTCAATCCAGACAAGAATCACCGAGGGAGTGA
- a CDS encoding STAS domain-containing protein, which yields MQLDQRRAGEALIVTPLEERLDARVATDFKERMTELIASGNTKIVLNLSGVEFIDSSGLGAIVSSLKRMGGRGELVVCGLQETTMTLFKLTRMDRVFQVFSNEKQAMSALGGDKG from the coding sequence ATGCAGCTTGACCAGCGGAGAGCAGGCGAGGCGCTGATTGTGACGCCACTGGAGGAGCGGCTGGATGCCAGAGTCGCAACTGATTTCAAGGAACGGATGACCGAACTGATCGCTTCAGGTAACACCAAGATTGTCCTGAATCTCTCTGGGGTAGAGTTTATCGACAGCAGTGGCTTGGGAGCGATTGTCTCCAGTCTGAAGCGAATGGGGGGACGAGGAGAGTTGGTCGTGTGCGGGTTGCAGGAAACGACCATGACCTTGTTCAAACTGACGAGGATGGACCGGGTGTTTCAGGTCTTCAGTAACGAGAAACAGGCCATGTCAGCCTTGGGCGGCGACAAAGGATAG
- a CDS encoding Hpt domain-containing protein: protein MGEQTTVVYVDEDLADLIPEFLENRRRDVEQIKRLVQEDKFAELARLGHTMKGTGGGYGFTEISEIGQGIEEAGRRGDRETMTRLCERLAAYLTAVTVQVRQSE from the coding sequence ATGGGGGAACAGACGACCGTCGTCTATGTTGACGAGGATCTCGCGGATCTGATCCCGGAGTTTTTAGAGAATCGTCGCCGGGATGTCGAACAGATCAAGCGATTGGTCCAGGAAGACAAGTTCGCAGAGCTCGCGCGATTAGGCCACACTATGAAAGGGACAGGAGGCGGCTATGGGTTCACAGAGATCAGCGAAATAGGACAGGGAATCGAGGAGGCCGGCAGGCGCGGCGATCGGGAGACCATGACAAGGCTGTGCGAGCGGCTGGCAGCCTACCTTACGGCAGTAACAGTTCAGGTTCGACAATCCGAATAA